TGGTACAGCTATCACTATAGCCGAAGGTTTGATTGAAAATTTGGAAGGTAAAGATAAATGGATTAACAACGAAATCCCTGCCCAAAATGAAGTGGCTATTTGGTCGGCTCGTGAAGGAAAAGTACCCGGAACACATATTGTGAAATATATTTCGGATATTGACCAAATCGAAATTTTACATCAAGCACACGGCCGTGAGGGGTTTGCCCTTGGTGCTGTAATAGCCGCCGAATGGATTGTAGGTAAAAAAGGTATTTTTGGTATGAACGAGCTTTTGGCGAATTAAAAATAGATTGGTTGTAATTCTTCGTACCATCTTTCGACTTATTATTTGTACTTAGTAAAGCCTCAGTTTTGTACTAAAACCAATGGCTTAGAGCTGTTTGGTTATCATAAATTAAAGAAATTTTATTCATACAAAATGTCCGAAAAAAAGCCTGTTAAAAAATCACCCCTTCGTGAGTGGGTCGATTCTGTAGTTTTTGCGGTAGTTGCTGCCACATTAATTCGTTTCTTTTTCTTTGAAGCCTACACCATTCCCACTTCTTCTATGGAAAGTAGTTTGATGGTCGGTGACTTCCTATTTGTAAGTAAGTTACATTATGGTGTAAGAACCCCAAAAACACCTCTACAAGTGCCGCTTACTCACCAAAAGATTTGGGGTACTAATATTCCTTCTTACCTTTCTTGGTTAGATCTGCCTATTTATCGTTTGCCGGGCTTTTCGGAAGTAAAACGTGGCGATGCTGTGGTATTTAACGTACCTAACTTTGCACCCGACGAAAATGCCCCTGTCGATTTACGTACTTATTATATCAAACGTTGTGTAGCTGTAGCTGGCGATGTAATTGAAATTAAAAATACTCAGTTGTATTTAGACGGAAAGCCCGCTGTGAACCCTCCGAAAATGCAACATGGCTTTTTGATAAAATCAACCAAAGAAATTACCGATATTACTCCGTTTGAAGAACTCGGTATATTTAATGGTATTGATGCAATGGGGCATGAAAACAATAACTTGGTAGGCCCATATCAGGGCGACTCGACCGATATGAAAAAAGGATACTTTATTTATGTTGTCAATACAAGCCAAGATAATATTGCTAAGTTGAAGCAAATTGACGGGATCAAACAAATTGAGCCAATTATCTCGCCAAAAGGTGAAAGAATGGAAGTAGGCCCTAATATTATTCACCAAGAGGACGCACCAATGAGTTCAACACTTTATAATTGGAATCGTGATAATTTTGGCCCAATTCAAGTGCCTAAAGAAGGATTAACGATTAAGTTGGATTCTGTCAATATTGATAAATATAAATACGTTATCAAATATTATGAAGGGAATAAGAATGTAGAAATCAAGGATTATAAGGTATCTATTGACGGAAAGCCTGTAACTTCTTACACATTCAAACAAGACTACTATTTTATGATGGGTGATAATCGCCATAATTCTGAAGATTCTCGATTCTTTGGCTTTGTACCAGCCGACCATATTGTAGGAAAAGCTGTATTCGTTTGGATGTCGCTCGACCCTAATAAGTCGTTCTTGAGCAAAATCAGATGGAATAGAATATTTAGATTTGTCGATTAATATTACTTTTTATTCATCAAACATGAGTCAGCCAAATTCTGGGACTAGGATTATTCTCCAACTGTTTATCAAAAAAGCGGTCGAAAAACAATTTTCGATCGCTTTTTTGATATTAATCTATTGAATGACATTCGGCTTTATGATTAGCAGGGATTATCTTATTACTCTACATAAAGGACAAGCCCTTTTAAGTAACTTCCTTCTGGATGAAAGAAATTAACAGGGTGGTCGGATGGCTGGGTAAGATGATGCAATACCTTTACTTGACGACCCGCCTCTAAAGCAGCAGATACTACAGTATTGTAGAAAAGCTCACGGTCAACAACCTGTGAACAAGAAAAAGTAAACATAATACCGCCTTTGGCCAGCCGTTTAAAACCTTCCGTATTGAGTCGTTTATAACCCTGAATAGCACGATGACGAGCGTCCATACTTTTGGCGTATGCAGGAGGGTCTAGTATGATTAAATCATAAAATTGGTCATTAGCCTTTAAATATTTCATCACATCTTCGGCATAAGCTTCATGATTAAGAGCGTTTTTGTCACCAAAGTTTGCTATAACGTTTTGATTAACAAGGTCGATAGCTTTTTGTGAAACATCTACCGAATGTACCAACGCCGCTTCAGCTTGAAGGGCATAAATAGAAAACCCTCCCGAATAACAGAATGAATTAAGAACTTTTTTGCCTTTGGCATATTTGGCTAATAACGAGCGGTTGTCACGTTGGTCAAGGAAAAAGCCTGTTTTTTGTCCTGTTTCCCAGTTGATAAGAAACTGATGACCATTTTCTTTGGCAGGGTGTGGCACAGTACAAGTACCCCACAAATAGCCATTTTTGATACCAGAGGCATACTGAGGAGGAAGTGTTTCTACACTTTTGTCATAAATTGCCAGAAGATTTTCACCCAAAACACGTTGAATAGCCCTCGCGATTTTGTCTTTTTCTAAGTGCATACCTATGCTGTGAGCCTGCAAAACAGCCACACCATTGTAAATATCAACAATCAGTCCTGGGCATCCATCGCCTTCGCCATGAATTAATCTGAAACAGTTAGTTTGTTCAAAATCAATAAGTTTACGTACTTGAAATGCCTGGTCGATTTTTTGAAACCAAAAATTTTCATCTGCAACCGTTGGTTCAAACGAGAATAGCTTTACAGCAATACTTCCTTCATGATAATGGCCTGTAGCTAAAAAGTTATGGCCAAAGTCAAGTACATCCACCACTTGTCCATCGGTAGGTTGTCCATAAATTTGAGCAATTGCTCCCGAAAATACCCAAGGGTGAAAGCGTTTGAGGGGTAACTCTTTGCCTGCATGGAGTACAATAGTTGGTTTGTCAAAGGCATGGTCGGCTATGTCTAAATGAGCAATAGCCTTGGCTGGCTTGTGACCACTGTTATTTTTTCTTCTGTAATCTGTATTTTTTCTAAATTGATTTTTCATATTACAAAGGTATAGATAATTTGAATTCAATCTCTTGCCATGTATGGCCAAGGCATGAATTAAAGTTTAGTTTTCATCTCGGGCTTGAAAAATCCGTAGGAGCCAGTTTTTTTGTTCAATATCTTCTCCTTTTTTGATAGAATCTAATAATGGCTGGCTACCTAGTGTATTTAGGTCGGGTTGGCCAGCATCTACCCAACAAGTAAACCAGAAATCGCCCACCATTTTTACTGCATTTCGCATTTGTCGTTCTACCTGATTATTGAGTAAGGTATGATATTGAGTGGCATAACCTACCGAATAGCTTTTTACATTGATATTATTGCGTTCGTCGATACTGTATTTCTGTCCCAAAGGTGTTTGTTGATGAAGAGCTTTTTCAAAAATAAAAACAGAGTCGAGACACCGATTGGCAGTACGGATATTTTGCCAAATTCTACTTTGAGTATGCGGAATATACCGAGCTTTACCCACAAAAAAATCATATTGATGAGCAAATAGCTCTGGTAGCCGAGATTCCCAAAAACCATGAATACCAATTTGGTTAGTTTTTTGTCCATTATAATTAGATGTTGTATGTAAAGGAACATTGGCATCGGCAATATAATGACCAATCTCAGCCGAAATTTTAAGAATTCGACCTAGGTTTTTCTCGGTAAATGCCGATGTAAGCTGAAATTTCATTAGCTGAATATGCCAAGGTACAATACCGTGCTGCAAAAGTGTATCTTCTGGATACACCAGAACAATTTCAGGCCAAGGTTTGGCTAGGCGGTAAGTGGCACTATCGCCATAATAGTCCAAGTCAATAAAATGTCGTGGAGCTTCTTCTTTAATAGCATAGCGTCGTTTGTCGGGGTCAACAGCATGTTCGGCGAGGTAAGGTAGGTGTTTTTTATAAAAAACAATCATTTCAGGAGGAAGCGTAAAAATAGCTAGTCTATTAATAAGCTGATGTCCATAAAACCCCCATTGGGTTGACTGATTATTGAGCGAGGGGCTATTGATAGATACCAGCAAAAATACTAGCAAATAAAGGTATTGACCAGAGCGTAGGTGCATAGTTGTATACAGATATGTGTGAAAAGATACCTCAAAAATGAATAGAACTGATTAAAGTTATAAACTGATGATAGGAATTCCAACATATTTGTTAGACCTTTGCATAGCAAAAGAACGTTTTTTATCAATTAAAAGGATATTATTGCTTATCTCAGAAGAAATTACAAGAAATTGATTGTTTAACTACAACTTTTTCTGTACCTTTGCACTTCAATTTAGAAAACCAATATTATTCGGGAAATAAAAATGGCAAATCACAAATCAGCGTTAAAGAGAATCAGATCGAACGAAGCTAAGAGATTACGTAACCGTTATCAGCACAAAACTACACGTACAATGGTAAAACGTTTGCGTGAAACTCATGATAAAGCAGTAGCTTCTGACCTCTATCAAAAAGTTTCTTCTGCCCTTGACAAATTGGCAAAGAAGAACATTATTCACAAAAATAAAGCTTCTAACTTGAAGTCAAAGTTAGCTAAGTTAGTGAATAAAATTGCTGCTTAATCAGCTCTAAGATACTAAGTCTACAGAAGGTCTCATTTAATTATGAGGCCTTTTTTGTTGTATTAAAAATAATACACTAATTTAGGATATACTCCTTGATATTCAAGTGTATCAAAGGAATGCCTAATTATGTAAGGGTGCAGAATGGTATGGTATTTTTAGACTAATTAATTACCTAGTAGTAGACGAATGAAGGAGAATTTTAGGTATCAGATATTTGACTGATTGTGTAAAAATGGAGCAAATAACTATTTGAGCGATATTCAAAAATCCCTAATCTGATATAAAGTCTAAACTTTCGTACATGATTAATTAATGATTAAATTCCGAAGCCAAGCTTATTTTGTACGATTACTTATGTCTTATAATTAATACAGCCATGAGCTTATATTCTACAGAACACCTCAATATCAAAGAATGGGCAGAAGAAGATCGCCCACGTGAAAAACTCTTACTCAAAGGAAAGGCAGCCCTTTCCGATGCCGAATTACTTGGTATTCTCATTGCTTCGGGTATTCAAAAACTTACAGCCGTAGATATTGGTAAAATTATTCTACAGAGTGTCGATGGCGACCTTAATCGACTGGCTCGGCTAACGGTAAAAGATTTGGCCAAATTTAAAGGAATAGGAGATGCCAAGGCTATTACTATTGTAAGTGCTTTGGAGCTTGGTCGAAGACGAAAAGAAGCTGAAATACCCGAACGCCCACGCATTACTTGCTCAAAAGACTGCTATGAAGTCCTAAAACCCTATTTAATGGATTTGCCCCATGAAGAATTCTGGGTTATATTACTGAATCGAGGCAATCAGGTATTGCGTTGTGAACGCATTAGCAGCGGAGGGGTTTCGGGTACGGTAGCCGACCCCAAAATGATTTTTAAAGCTGCTCTTGAGTATTTAGCCAGTGCTATCATCTTGTCGCACAATCATCCTTCGGGCAATCTGACACCAAGTCAAGCCGACAAAGATTTGACGAAAAAAATGCGAGAGGCAGGACGTTTTTTGGAGATACCTGTACTCGATCATTTAATTTTTACGGATAAAAAATACCTGAGCTTTGCCGATGAAGGTTTGATATAAAAAAAGGCGGTTGTCTTCTTGAAGATAACTGCCTTTTTTATGAGTAGAATTAAAAAGCTACGAAATAAATAGTTTAGACCACCAAGAGCCTAGCTATTTTTCATGCTTATTTACCTCTTTCGTTATAGATATTTTGCAATTTAGTGCCAACAATTGCAGCTAATACGAAAAGAACTGTAAAAAATAATGCTCCTGAAACGCCCATTGTATTGGTATTTTAGATTTAAAATATTGAATTGTCGAATATTGATGCCACAAAGATAAAATTCAAAAGCGAAAACTACATACTTTGTGTGCTAAACTTTGGATAGTTCTTGATTTTATAACACACCTTTGGTAGAAGGTAGGTTATCCAAGTCTTTGATATCTCTTTTTACAGCCATTTTAATAGCCTTGGCAAAAGCCTTGAATATCGCCTCAATTTTGTGGTGTTCGTTATCGGCATCGGCTTTAATATTCAAGTTGCATTTAGCAGTATCTGTAAACGATTTGAAGAAATGGAAAAACATTTCGGTAGGCATTTCTCCAATTTTCTCACGGTTAAATTTGGCATCCCATACCATCCAATTTCTTCCAGAAAAATCAATAGCTGCATGCACAAGAGCTTCGTCCATAGGTAAAAGGAAATAGCCGTAACGAGTTATTCCTTTTTTATCGCCCAAAGCTTTCCAATACGCTTCACCTAATGCCAAAGCCGTATCTTCGATAGTATGGTGCTCGTCGATATGTAAATCGCCCTGTACTTTTACGGTAAGGTCTGCACCCGAGTGTTTGGCTAGTTGGTCGAGCATGTGGTCAAAAAAGCCCAAGCCTGTTTCTATATTCGACTTACCTTTACCGTCCAAATTCAATTCTACCAAGATTTGGGTTTCTTTGGTATTTCTTTCTACAGTAGCTTTGCGTTCGGGCAAGCGAAGAAATTCATAAATTACATCCCAATCGTTTGTTTCTAAAACTGTTGCGTTTTGTAATGCTTCATCTGCTACGGCATTTTCGCCCATATAAATAGCTTTTGCTCCCAAATTAATAGCCAACTGAATATCGGTATGGCGGTCGCCAAGTACGAACGAATTTTTGAGGTCATATTTCGATTCATCAAAATATGCGGTAAGCATTCCCGTTCTAGGCTTGCGAGTAGGTGCGTTTTCGTGTTCAAAAGAGCGGTCGATATGCACTTGAGCAAAGAGGATATTTTCGCCTTCAAGGGTTTGCATCATTTTGTTATGAGCAGGCCAAAAAGTATCTTCAGGGAAAGACTCAGTCCCGAGGCCGTCTTGGTTGGTAACCATGACCAATTCGTAATCAGATTCTTCGGCTATTTTACGGAGGTTAGAGATAGCTTTAGGCAAAAAGGCTAGTTTTTCTAAAGAATCTACTTGAAAATCAACAGGAGGTTCTTGGATAATGGTTCCGTCTCGGTCGATAAATAAAACTTTTTTCATTGCGTTTTGTGATTGCGTCCTTGCGTAGCAAATTTTAGCGGGAAAAGCACAATAGTTGTTACTACCCAAATCGTTAGAATCACAAAGTTAGTGTTCGGTAGGTTGTATTTTATTATTTTTTCCAAAATTGATACAGATTTTCGATTTTTAAGGCCAAAACAGGATTTATTAAAGAACTTCCTGTAAGCAAAGAATTCATTTAATAAGATATTATCCAACTTTGCGGTATAATTCGGGGAGAGGTTGTATTTTTGAGCCAAAATATTGAGTCATGCAGTTTTCTCGCCTAGTATGCTGTATAACACGAGGCAATTAAGACAAAAAGGTTAATCAAAAGAATAGATATGAATTTAATAGTAGAGTTGAAAGAGCTATTGGGAGGT
The DNA window shown above is from Flectobacillus major DSM 103 and carries:
- the lepB gene encoding signal peptidase I; protein product: MSEKKPVKKSPLREWVDSVVFAVVAATLIRFFFFEAYTIPTSSMESSLMVGDFLFVSKLHYGVRTPKTPLQVPLTHQKIWGTNIPSYLSWLDLPIYRLPGFSEVKRGDAVVFNVPNFAPDENAPVDLRTYYIKRCVAVAGDVIEIKNTQLYLDGKPAVNPPKMQHGFLIKSTKEITDITPFEELGIFNGIDAMGHENNNLVGPYQGDSTDMKKGYFIYVVNTSQDNIAKLKQIDGIKQIEPIISPKGERMEVGPNIIHQEDAPMSSTLYNWNRDNFGPIQVPKEGLTIKLDSVNIDKYKYVIKYYEGNKNVEIKDYKVSIDGKPVTSYTFKQDYYFMMGDNRHNSEDSRFFGFVPADHIVGKAVFVWMSLDPNKSFLSKIRWNRIFRFVD
- the rpsT gene encoding 30S ribosomal protein S20, with translation MANHKSALKRIRSNEAKRLRNRYQHKTTRTMVKRLRETHDKAVASDLYQKVSSALDKLAKKNIIHKNKASNLKSKLAKLVNKIAA
- the radC gene encoding RadC family protein — its product is MSLYSTEHLNIKEWAEEDRPREKLLLKGKAALSDAELLGILIASGIQKLTAVDIGKIILQSVDGDLNRLARLTVKDLAKFKGIGDAKAITIVSALELGRRRKEAEIPERPRITCSKDCYEVLKPYLMDLPHEEFWVILLNRGNQVLRCERISSGGVSGTVADPKMIFKAALEYLASAIILSHNHPSGNLTPSQADKDLTKKMREAGRFLEIPVLDHLIFTDKKYLSFADEGLI
- a CDS encoding class I SAM-dependent rRNA methyltransferase, with product MKNQFRKNTDYRRKNNSGHKPAKAIAHLDIADHAFDKPTIVLHAGKELPLKRFHPWVFSGAIAQIYGQPTDGQVVDVLDFGHNFLATGHYHEGSIAVKLFSFEPTVADENFWFQKIDQAFQVRKLIDFEQTNCFRLIHGEGDGCPGLIVDIYNGVAVLQAHSIGMHLEKDKIARAIQRVLGENLLAIYDKSVETLPPQYASGIKNGYLWGTCTVPHPAKENGHQFLINWETGQKTGFFLDQRDNRSLLAKYAKGKKVLNSFCYSGGFSIYALQAEAALVHSVDVSQKAIDLVNQNVIANFGDKNALNHEAYAEDVMKYLKANDQFYDLIILDPPAYAKSMDARHRAIQGYKRLNTEGFKRLAKGGIMFTFSCSQVVDRELFYNTVVSAALEAGRQVKVLHHLTQPSDHPVNFFHPEGSYLKGLVLYVE
- a CDS encoding zinc dependent phospholipase C family protein; amino-acid sequence: MHLRSGQYLYLLVFLLVSINSPSLNNQSTQWGFYGHQLINRLAIFTLPPEMIVFYKKHLPYLAEHAVDPDKRRYAIKEEAPRHFIDLDYYGDSATYRLAKPWPEIVLVYPEDTLLQHGIVPWHIQLMKFQLTSAFTEKNLGRILKISAEIGHYIADANVPLHTTSNYNGQKTNQIGIHGFWESRLPELFAHQYDFFVGKARYIPHTQSRIWQNIRTANRCLDSVFIFEKALHQQTPLGQKYSIDERNNINVKSYSVGYATQYHTLLNNQVERQMRNAVKMVGDFWFTCWVDAGQPDLNTLGSQPLLDSIKKGEDIEQKNWLLRIFQARDEN
- the hisB gene encoding bifunctional histidinol-phosphatase/imidazoleglycerol-phosphate dehydratase HisB, translating into MKKVLFIDRDGTIIQEPPVDFQVDSLEKLAFLPKAISNLRKIAEESDYELVMVTNQDGLGTESFPEDTFWPAHNKMMQTLEGENILFAQVHIDRSFEHENAPTRKPRTGMLTAYFDESKYDLKNSFVLGDRHTDIQLAINLGAKAIYMGENAVADEALQNATVLETNDWDVIYEFLRLPERKATVERNTKETQILVELNLDGKGKSNIETGLGFFDHMLDQLAKHSGADLTVKVQGDLHIDEHHTIEDTALALGEAYWKALGDKKGITRYGYFLLPMDEALVHAAIDFSGRNWMVWDAKFNREKIGEMPTEMFFHFFKSFTDTAKCNLNIKADADNEHHKIEAIFKAFAKAIKMAVKRDIKDLDNLPSTKGVL